Genomic window (Rathayibacter sp. VKM Ac-2760):
GCAACCCCGTCTCCACCGCGGCGGCGCTCGCCACGTTCGAGGCCATCGAGTCCGAGGGGCTGATCGCCGAGGCGCAGCGCGTCGAGCGCGCCCTGTGGAGCCGGATCGGCGACTGGGCCGAGCGCTTCCCGGTGGTCGGCGAGGTCCGCGGCAAGGGTGCCATGTTCGGCGTCGAGCTGGTCCACCCCGGTACGAAGAAGCAGAACCCGGAGGCGCTCTCCGCCGTCCTGAAGCACGTCACGACGAACGGCGTCATCGCCCTCGACGCCGGCAGCTGGGACAGCGTCCTGCGCATCATGCCCAGCGTGGTCATCAGCGAGGAGCTGATCGACGACGCCGCGGGTGTCATCGAGGAGGCGCTCGCCACCTTCGGCTGAGCGGCCGCCGACGGCGCCGTCCTGCGGGCCGCTCCTCGTGACGAGGGGCGGCCCGCAGTCCTTCGCCGCGGCACCGGGCGGGGCGGTCGGCGGGGCATGACCCGAGCGGCATGCACCCGCCGGTAGCGTCGGGCGAATGCCGACCGACGACGCTCCCGCACCGCCGACGCCGCCGGGGATCGGCGCCTCCGCCCGCGTGGCCCGCTTCACGATGAGCCGCCTCGGCCGGATGATCTACCGGCCGATCGTCGAGGGCCGCGACAACGTGCCGAGGACCGGCCGCGTCATCCTCGCGAGCAACCACCTGTCCTTCATCGACTCCCCCGTCCTGACACTGCTGGCGCCCCGGCCGGTGCAGTTCCTCGCGAAGGCCGACTACTTCACCGGCACCGGCGCGCGCGGCGCCGCGTCGCGCTCGTTCTTCACCGCGGTGGGCGCGGTGCCCGTCGAGCGCGGAGCCGGCCAGGCCGCCCAGGAGGCGCTCGACCTCGGGCGCGCGATCCTCGAGCGCGACGAGGCGTTCGCCGTCTACCCCGAGGGCACCCGCTCGCGCGACGGCCGCCTCTACCGGGGCCGAACCGGTGTGGCGTGGCTCGCCCTCACCACCGGAGCGCCGGTCGTCCCGGTCGGGCTCGTCGGCACGCAGGAGCTGCAGCCCGTCGGCTCGAAGATCCCCCGCCTGCACCGGATCACCGTGCGCTTCGGCGATCCACTCGATCTCTCCCGGCACGGCTCGGCCGACTCGGGCCGTGCACGCCGGCACGCGACCGACGAGGTGATGGCCGCGATCCACGGGCTGTCCGGGCAGGAGGCGGCGGGCGTCTACAACGAGTCGCCGGCGGTCACGACGGTCGAGAGGATCAAGCGGGCCCTGCCGCACGAGCGGCGCTGACGAGGCCCGCCCCCGTCAGCGGACGTCCGCGGCCGAGGTCTGCGGCTCGTGGCCGACCGGGAAGCTCACCGAGTTCGCGATGAAGCAGAGCCGCGAGGCCTCGCCGTGCAGCGACTGCGCCGGCTCGACCATCGACTCGTGCGCGACCCGCACCCGCGGCCGGAGGGTCACCGAGACGAAGCGCCCGCCCTCACCCTCGTGCACCATCCGCCCGACGGCGTCGTCGACGTACTCGGTCACGACGATCCCGTTCTTCACGGCGACGTGCAGGAACGAGAGCAGGTGGCACTGCGCGAGCGAGGCGAGCAGGAGCTGCTCCGGGTTCCAGCGGTCGGGATCTCCGCGGAACGGCCTGTCGGCCGAGCCGAGGATCGGCGGCACCCCCTCGGCGACCACGACGTTCTGCCGCCCGTACTCGCGGTAGCCGCTCGTCCCGCTTCCGCGGTTGCCCTCCCAGACGACGGAAAGCGCGTAATCGTGCTCGGCTTTCATCGGATCCCTCCTTCTCGGCCCTGGTTCAGGCCGGTATCGACACTCTGGACCCCTGCCCGCCGGAGGCCCGCGGGTAGACTCGGGGGACCATGACAGACACGCTCGCCCCCCAGGTTCCCACGTCGGCCGTCCCCCAGGAGCGTCGCGTCGCGACCGAGATCCCGGGGCCGCGATCCAGGGCCCTGCACGAGCGCCGGCTGGCCGTCGTCCCCACCGGAGTCGGCACCGCGCTGCCCGTCTACATCGACCGCGCGCACGGTGCGATCCTGGTCGACGTCGACGGCAACCAGTTCATCGACCTCGGCGCCGGCATCGGCGTGACGACCATCGGTCACACGGACGACGCCGTCGTCGCAGCCGCCACCGCGCAGCTCGGGAAGCTCACCCACACCCTCTTCACCGTCACGCCGTACGAGCCGTACATCCGTGTGGCGGAACTGCTCGCCGAGCACACCCCCGGCGACTTCGCCAAGAAGACGGTGCTGGTCAACTCCGGCGCCGAGGCCGTCGAGAACGCGGTCAAGATCGCCCGCAAGCACACCGGTCGCCCCGGAGTCGCGGTGCTCGACCACGCGTACCACGGCCGCACCAACCTCACCATGGCGATGAACTTCAAGGCGCTCCCCTACGGTCTCGGCTTCGGCCCGTTCGCGAGCGACGTGCACCGCGCCCCGAGCTCGTACCCGTACCACGACGGCCTCTCCGGCGCCGAGGCGGCCGAGCGCACGATCGCCTACCTCGAGAAGACGGTCGGCGCCTCGGCGCTCGCCTGCCTCGTCGTCGAGCCCGTGCAGGGCGAGGGCGGCTTCATGGTGCCGGCGCAGGGCTTCCTGCCCGCGCTGCAGGAGTGGTGCACGGCGAACGGCATCGTCTTCGTCGCGGACGAGATCCAGTCGGGCATGGCCCGCACCGGTGCCTGGTTCGCCAGCGAGCACTTCGGGCTCGTCCCCGACATGGTGCTCTCGGCCAAGGGCATCGCCGGCGGTCTGCCGCTCGCGGGCGTCACCGGCCGCGCCGAGATCATGGACTCCGCG
Coding sequences:
- the gabT gene encoding 4-aminobutyrate--2-oxoglutarate transaminase, with translation MTDTLAPQVPTSAVPQERRVATEIPGPRSRALHERRLAVVPTGVGTALPVYIDRAHGAILVDVDGNQFIDLGAGIGVTTIGHTDDAVVAAATAQLGKLTHTLFTVTPYEPYIRVAELLAEHTPGDFAKKTVLVNSGAEAVENAVKIARKHTGRPGVAVLDHAYHGRTNLTMAMNFKALPYGLGFGPFASDVHRAPSSYPYHDGLSGAEAAERTIAYLEKTVGASALACLVVEPVQGEGGFMVPAQGFLPALQEWCTANGIVFVADEIQSGMARTGAWFASEHFGLVPDMVLSAKGIAGGLPLAGVTGRAEIMDSAQAGGLGGTFGGNPVAAAAAVAVFERIEQDGLLAEADRIGARLGAALRSLQERYEIIGDVRGIGAMMAIELVEPGTAQSTKQPNTAAVGAIIDYAAKHGVLVLSAGTYGNVVRFLPSLALTDELLDEAVAVLQEAFASL
- a CDS encoding OsmC family protein is translated as MKAEHDYALSVVWEGNRGSGTSGYREYGRQNVVVAEGVPPILGSADRPFRGDPDRWNPEQLLLASLAQCHLLSFLHVAVKNGIVVTEYVDDAVGRMVHEGEGGRFVSVTLRPRVRVAHESMVEPAQSLHGEASRLCFIANSVSFPVGHEPQTSAADVR
- a CDS encoding lysophospholipid acyltransferase family protein — its product is MSRLGRMIYRPIVEGRDNVPRTGRVILASNHLSFIDSPVLTLLAPRPVQFLAKADYFTGTGARGAASRSFFTAVGAVPVERGAGQAAQEALDLGRAILERDEAFAVYPEGTRSRDGRLYRGRTGVAWLALTTGAPVVPVGLVGTQELQPVGSKIPRLHRITVRFGDPLDLSRHGSADSGRARRHATDEVMAAIHGLSGQEAAGVYNESPAVTTVERIKRALPHERR